TGAGCATGGCCAGGTCATATCGCGACCAATGGCGACAGCTGATGTGGATAAAGATGGAAATGTGTGGTTCTTCACCAACGAGTACTCGGGAAAAATTACCCAGATCTCTGAAAACAATGAGCTGAACCTTATTTATGCACATCCTGGTCACAACACCTACCTGAACATCTTTGGTATTGGCAGCATTGTTATTGACAAAGAAAAAATGAAACAGCTCTGGACCCCAGCTGTAAAAGCCTGGTTCCCGGACGGTATTGATGATCCAAAACTCTGCCTGTTAAAAGTAGATACCAAGCAGGCCTGGTATTGGGACAACTCTTCCAGCAAAATGATCATCTTTTTTAATGTGTTGACTGCAATCATCAGGGGAAAGCAATTCGAAGACGGGGAAACCGGAGAACTCAATCTGGACTAAGGCAAACAATCGTAAACGGCCATTATTAGCCAACACTTTATTGCGTATATAAACCAGTGGTCAGACTTAAGATCGTCCGACCACCGGGAATTTTTTATTTAACAATAATGAGGTAGTAGTTCCTTCTCCCTTTCTGGAAAAGAATATACTTACCCGCAAGCAGCAGAGAGCTATCTACCACTGCAGCCAGGTCTTCTACTTTCTTTTTATTGATGCTTACACCTCCGCCCTGGAGCATTTTGCGGGCTTCTCCCTTACTTGGGAAGATGCCCTTTTCTGCTGCGAAGGTGATGACGTCTTTATTTTCCTGTAGTTCAGCCAGGGTAGTTTCTACCTGTGGTACGCCGTTCATGACATCCAGCAGCTGCTCTTCGGTGAGTGATTGCAGTACATCTGCCGTATCATTGCGGAACAGCAGTTCAGAAGCCTGCAAAGCGAACTCATAGTCCTTTTCGCTGTGGATAAAGATGGTCACTTCTTTTGCCAGTCTCTTCTGCAGCAGGCGCTGCTCAGGTTTTTCCCTATGCTGTGCGATGAGTTCTTCTACTTCTGCTTTGTCCAGCAGGGTGAAGATCTTAATATAGTTCTCTGCGTCTTCGTCAGTAGCTTTCAGCCAGAACTGGTAGAAGAGGTATGGAGAGGTGAGGCGGGCATCCAGCCATACGTTGCCGCCTTCAGATTTACCGAATTTGGTACCGTCTGACTTTTTCATCAGCGGACAGGTAAAGGCAAATGCCTCGCCATTGGCTTTACGTCTTACCAGTTCGGTACCGGTTACGATATTTCCCCACTGGTCAGAACCGCCCATTTGCAGTTTACAGTTCCTGGTAGTATACAGATGGAAAAAGTCGTATCCCTGAATCAGCTGGTAAGAAAACTCCGTGAAGGACATACCGCTGTCGCCTTCGATTCTTCTTTTTACAGAATCTTTGGCCATCATATAGTTTACAGTAATGTGTTTACCTACATCACGGATAAAATCCAGGAAGCTGATGTTCTGAAACCAGTCGAAGTTATTGACCATTTCAGCAGCATTCGGTTTGGAAGGATCAAAGTCCAGGAACTTTTCCAGCTGGGCTTTAATACCTGCCTGGTTATGCTTGAGGGTATCAAGATCGAGCATTTTCCTTTCGGCCGCCTTAAAAGAAGGATCGCCCACCATACCTGTAGCACCGCCTACCAGCGCCAATGGCTTGTGGCCAGCCCGCTGCAGGTGTACCAGCAACAGGATTGGAACCAGGCTACCTACGTGCAGAGAATCTGCAGTAGGATCGAAGCCTACATAGGCAGTGGTCATCTCCTTCTGTAATTGTTCCTCAGTGCCGGGCATAATATCCTGCAACATTCCCCGCCATCTTAATTCTTCTATCAGGTTCATGATTTATTGGGATAATTTTTGCAAACGTAAGAAATTAACCAGAAATTAGGCAGTCGCAAACGGTATTGCTTTTGGCCTACAACCCGGAACCAGGGTAAATACGTACATTCATGTGATAAAATAATAGTATATATCTAGCAGTATGAAGAAAAAAATGTTTTTTGCTGCGCCATTAATACTGGCAGCACAATTATTATATGGTCAGCAACAGGATTGTAAGAGTTACTACTTTTTGCAGAACAACGCGGAAGTGGAAATGAGCATTTATGACGGCAAGGGCGAACTGGTGGCTAAGAATATTGAGAAGGTATTGAATGTCAACAGAACGGCCAATGTGATCAGCTCCAACTTCTCTACCACGCTGAAGGATGCAAAGGGCAAAGACCTTTCCAACGGGAAAGGTAAATTTAAATGTACCGGATCAGAAATACTGCTGGATATGCAAATGGCGATGCCCAACATTCCTCAGCTTCAGAATATGAAGATGGAACCAGGTAGTGACGAGATTTTCCTTTCTTATCCTGCAACCCTGAAAGAAGGGCAGACCCTGCCTGGTAATGAAAAGGAAATGAGGGGAAATATGAATGGGATGGAGATCAGCATGACCCTGAAAGTGAGCGACCGTAAAGTAGTGGGAAAGGAAAAGATCACGACCCCTGCCGGTACCTGGGAGTGCTTTAAGATCTCTTATAAACTGGGATTCACTGTGCAGATGATGGGAACGAACTTTCCGATGGACCTGGATGTAAATGCGACTGAATGGTTTGCTCCGGGGTTCGGGATTGTAAAAACGGATACTGAAAGAGGAGGTTCGACGCTGGGGAGTATGCAGATCACTGCCTTTAAGAAATAGAAGCGGGAATTCGCCAACAGGCATGAAACCCATTTTCAGAAGAAAGAGGGTGTATCTGAAGTTAGATACACCCTCTTTTCATTGAAAATAGTTAGTCTGTGTCATAATTTTGATATGACTCTATATGCTTAAAATTTTCATTTCGTGCTTATAGCAACAATCGTTTGTACTTAGAGTCTTAAATCAGTTTTCTTTACAGGCTTAAAAAGCACCAATAAGAGGTCGATTTTTGTAACTTAGTAATCTTATTGAGATGGGGGTAATGCCTCAAGCTCGCGCAGGCGCCTGAGATAATTATTTATCTGCGCCTGCTTTCTTTTTTTAAGCCACTCCTGATTATCCGGTTCCATATATGGCACTCTATTTTTGAGTATAAAATAAGTGGCAATGAGGATTTTGTGTGCAATGGCGATAAGAGCACGTTTTTTACCTCTTCGCACACTTAAAGAGTAATATCTTCTTTTCAGATAAGATTCCTTTGTATGTACAGCGGCCCAGGCCGCCTCCACCAGTGCTGTTTTAAGAGAACTGTTGCCATGATTGATACGTTCACTTTTCTTTTTTCCGGCACTTTCATTATTACCCGGACATAAGCCACACCAACTGGCTAAATGATGCTGATTTGGGAAGGCATGCATATCTGTACCTATTTCGGCTAAGATGGCTGTAGCTGTTTGTTTTTGTACTCCGGGAATAGTCTGAAGTAATTTTACTTCTTCTTCCCATTTTCTTAAGTACTGATCAATACGGTTATCTACCTGACAAAGCAGTTCATTTAGCTGTAAGATAGCAGCTTTAGACAGGTTGAGCATAAAACGGTGATGCTCATTAAGATTACCTTCTAAAGCAAGAATAAGTTCTTGCTTCTTGATTTTGAGCCTACCTTTGGCCAGATTGGCCAATATCATGGGATCCTGTTCTCCATCAATAATAGCAGAGATCATTGACCAGCCGCTTATGCCGAACACATCACTGACAACGCTGCTCAATTTGATATTGGCAGTCTCTAAAATGTTCTGTAATCGGTTATATTCACTGGAGCGTTGGCCTATTACTTTACGTTTGTATCGGTACAATTCCCGTAATTCACGAGTGTATTGGGGTGGAATAAAACTTCCTTTTAGTAGCCCGCTTAGCAATAATTTTGCAATCCAGGCACTGTCATTACGATCAGTCTTATGACCCGGCACATATTTAATATGCCGGGCATTGACCAAAATAAGTTCAAAGTGAGGTTCTAGTATATTAAAACAGGCTTCCAGTAAACACCCGTGCTCTCCATTGCGACATGTGTAATGCCCGATTCTTCCAACCAGGCTACCAGGTCCTTAAGTGAACTTGTGAAGGTGCTAAAAGTGCGGGTTTGTTCCTGCAAATTATCACCCCTGATGGTAGCTACTACATTCTCCTGGTGAACATCGAGGCCACAGCCACGACTCACAACCTGTTCAAAACTGATATGTGATTGTTCCATGGTAGTACTTTTGTCGAAGGTACCACCATTTTCATAGTCGTTTGTGAATTCGGTTCATGAGGGTTTTCTTTGAAAATAGTTAGTCTGTGTCATAATTTTGATATGACTCTATATGCTTAAAATTTTCATTTCGTGCTTATAGCAACAATCGTTTGTACTTAGAGTCTTAAATCAGTTTTCTTTACAGGCTTAAAAAGCACCAATAAGAGGTCGATTTTTGTAACTTAGTAATCTTATTGAGATGGGGGTAATGCCTCAAGCTCGCGCAGGCGCCTGAGATAATTATTTATCTGCGCCTGCTTTCTTTTTTTAAGCCACTCCTGATTATCCGGTTCCATATATGGCACTCTATTTTTGAGTATAAAATAAGTGGCAATGAGGATTTTGTGTGCAATGGCGATAAGAGCACGTTTTTTACCTCTTCGCACACTTAAAGAGTAATATCTTCTTTTCAGATAAGATTCCTTTGTATGTACAGCGGCCCAGGCCGCCTCCACCAGTGCTGTTTTAAGAGAACTGTTGCCATGATTGATACGTTCACTTTTCTTTTTTCCGGCACTTTCATTATTACCCGGACATAAGCCACACCAACTGGCTAAATGATGCTGATTTGGGAAGGCATGCATATCTGTACCTATTTCGGCTAAGATGGCTGTAGCTGTTTGTTTTTGTACTCCGGGAATAGTCTGAAGTAATTTTACTTCTTCTTCCCATTTTCTTAAGTACTGATCAATACGGTTATCTACCTGACAAAGCAGTTCATTTAGCTGTAAGATAGCAGCTTTAGACAGGTTGAGCATAAAACGGTGATGCTCATTAAGATTACCTTCTAAAGCAAGAATAAGTTCTTGCTTCTTGATTTTGAGCCTACCTTTGGCCAGATTGGCCAATATCATGGGATCCTGTTCTCCATCAATAATAGCAGAGATCATTGACCAGCCGCTTATGCCGAACACATCACTGACAACGCTGCTCAATTTGATATTGGCAGTCTCTAAAATGTTCTGTAATCGGTTATATTCACTGGAGCGTTGGCCTATTACTTTACGTTTGTATCGGTACAATTCCCGTAATTCACGAGTGTATTGGGGTGGAATAAAACTTCCTTTTAGTAGCCCGCTTAGCAATAATTTTGCAATCCAGGCACTGTCATTACGATCAGTCTTATGACCCGGCACATATTTAATATGCCGGGCATTGACCAAAATAAGTTCAAAGTGAGGTTCTAGTATATTAAAAACAGGCTTCCAGTAAACACCCGTGCTCTCCATTGCGACATGTGTAATGCCCGATTCTTCCAACCAGGCTACCAGGTCCTTAAGTGAACTTGTGAAGGTGCTAAAAGTGCGGGTTTGTTCCTGCAAATTATCACCCCTGATGGTAGCTACTACATTCTCCTGGTGAACATCGAGGCCACAGCCACGACTCACAACCTGTTCAAAACTGATATGTGATTGTTCCATGGTAGTACTTTTGTCGAAGGTACCACCATTTTCATAGTCGTTTGTGAATTCGGTTCATGAGGGTTTTCATTGAAAATAGTTAGTCTGTGTCATAATTTTGATATGACTCTATATGCTTAAAATTTTCATTTCGTGCTTATAGCAACAATCGTTTGTACTTAGAGTCTTAAATCAGTTTTCTTTACAGGCTTAAAAAGCACCATAAGAGGTCGATTTTTGTAACTTAGTAATCTTATTGAGATGGGGGTAATGCCTCAAGCTCGCGCAGGCGCCTGAGATAATTATTTATCTGCGCCTGCTTTCTTTTTTTAAGCCACTCCTGATTATCCGGTTCCATATATGGCACTCTATTTTTGAGTATAAAATAAGTGGCAATGAGGATTTTGTGTGCAATGGCGATAAGAGCACGTTTTTTACCTCTTCGCACACTTAAAGAGTAATATCTTCTTTTCAGATAAGATTCCTTTGTATGTACAGCGGCCCAGGCCGCCTCCACCAGTGCTGTTTTAAGAGAACTGTTGCCATGATTGATACGTTCACTTTTCTTTTTTCCGGCACTTTCATTATTACCCGGACATAAGCCACACCAACTGGCTAAATGATGCTGATTTGGGAAGGCATGCATATCTGTACCTATTTCGGCTAAGATGGCTGTAGCTGTTTGTTTTTGTACTCCGGGAATAGTCTGAAGTAATTTTACTTCTTCTTCCCATTTTCTTAAGTACTGATCAATACGGTTATCTACCTGACAAAGCAGTTCATTTAGCTGTAAGATAGCAGCTTTAGACAGGTTGAGCATAAAACGGTGATGCTCATTAAGATTACCTTCTAAAGCAAGAATAAGTTCTTGCTTCTTGATTTTGAGCCTACCTTTGGCCAGATTGGCCAATATCATGGGATCCTGTTCTCCATCAATAATAGCAGAGATCATTGACCAGCCGCTTATGCCGAACACATCACTGACAACGCTGCTCAATTTGATATTGGCAGTCTCTAAAATGTTCTGTAATCGGTTATATTCACTGGAGCGTTGGCCTATTACTTTACGTTTGTATCGGTACAATTCCCGTAATTCACGAGTGTATTGGGGTGGAATAAAACTTCCTTTTAGTAGCCCGCTTAGCAATAATTTTGCAATCCAGGCACTGTCATTACGATCAGTCTTATGACCCGGCACATATTTAATATGCCGGGCATTGACCAAAATAAGTTCAAAGTGAGGTTCTAGTATATTAAAAACAGGCTTCCAGTAAACACCCGTGCTCTCCATTGCGACATGTGTAATGCCCGATTCTTCCAACCAGGCTACCAGGTCCTTAAGTGAACTTGTGAAGGTGCTAAAAGTGCGGGTTTGTTCCTGCAAATTATCACCCCTGATGGTAGCTACTACATTCTCCTGGTGAACATCGAGGCCACAGCCACGACTCACAACCTGTTCAAAACTGATATGTGATTGTTCCATGGTAGTACTTTTGTCGAAGGTACCACCATTTTCATAGTCGTTTGTGAATTCGGTTCATGAGGGTTTTTCATTGAAAATAGTTAGTCTGTGTCATAATTTTGATATGACTCTATATGCTTAAAATTTTCATTTCGTGCTTATAGCAACAATCGTTTGTACTTAGAGTCTTAAATCAGTTTTCTTTACAGGCTTAAAAAGCACCAATAAGAGGTCGATTTTTGTAACTTAGTAATCTTATTGAGATGGGGGTAATGCCTCAAGCTCGCGCAGGCGCCTGAGATAATTATTTATCTGCGCCTGCTTTCTTTTTTTAAGCCACTCCTGATTATCCGGTTCCATATATGGCACTCTATTTTTGAGTATAAAATAAGTGGCAATGAGGATTTTGTGTGCAATGGCGATAAGAGCACGTTTTTTACCTCTTCGCACACTTAAAGAGTAATATCTTCTTTTCAGATAAGATTCCTTTGTATGTACAGCGGCCCAGGCCGCCTCCACCAGTGCTGTTTTAAGAGAACTGTTGCCATGATTGATACGTTCACTTTTCTTTTTTCCGGCACTTTCATTATTACCCGGACATAAGCCACACCAACTGGCTAAATGATGCTGATTTGGGAAGGCATGCATATCTGTACCTATTTCGGCTAAGATGGCTGTAGCTGTTTGTTTTTGTACTCCGGGAATAGTCTGAAGTAATTTTACTTCTTCTTCCCATTTTCTTAAGTACTGATCAATACGGTTATCTACCTGACAAAGCAGTTCATTTAGCTGTAAGATAGCAGCTTTAGACAGGTTGAGCATAAAACGGTGATGCTCATTAAGATTACCTTCTAAAGCAAGAATAAGTTCTTGCTTCTTGATTTTGAGCCTACCTTTGGCCAGATTGGCCAATATCATGGGATCCTGTTCTCCATCAATAATAGCAGAGATCATTGACCAGCCGCTTATGCCGAACACATCACTGACAACGCTGCTCAATTTGATATTGGCAGTCTCTAAAATGTTCTGTAATCGGTTATATTCACTGGAGCGTTGGCCTATTACTTTACGTTTGTATCGGTACAATTCCCGTAATTCACGAGTGTATTGGGGTGGAATAAAACTTCCTTTTAGTAGCCCGCTTAGCAATAATTTTGCAATCCAGGCACTGTCATTACGATCAGTCTTATGACCCGGCACATATTTAATATGCCGGGCATTGACCAAAATAAGTTCAAAGTGAGGTTCTAGTATATTAAAAACAGGCTTCCAGTAAACACCCGTGCTCTCCATTGCGACATGTGTAATGCCCGATTCTTCCAACCAGGCTACCAGGTCCTTAAGTGAACTTGTGAAGGTGCTAAAAGTGCGGGTTTGTTCCTGCAAATTATCACCCCTGATGGTAGCTACTACATTCTCCTGGTGAACATCGAGGCCACAGCCACGACTCACAACCTGTTCAAAACTGATATGTGATTGTTCCATGGTAGTACTTTTGTCGAAGGTACCACCATTTTCATAGTCGTTTGTGAATTCGGTTCATGAGGGTTTTCTTTATAGATGTTTCAGGCATACTGCCAGACTTTCTCTCCAATAAGGAACTTCCAGTCCGAAGGTATCCTTGATCTTTTGCTTGTTAAAAACGCTGTAAGCCGGGCGTTTGGCAGCAGTAGGATACTTATCAGAAGTAACCGGCTGAATATTGCAGCTCAGGCCACTCATATCCCTGATGGCAATGGCAAAGTCGTACCAGCTGGTCACGCCTTCGTTGCTGTAATGATATACACCACCTAAAGTACCGGGTGCATCGATCGCTTTGCTCAGTACTGACAGTAATACCTGTGCCAGATCCACAGCATAGGTAGGCGTACCTGCCTGGTCAAATACTACGTTCAGGCTATCCTTTTCCTGCATCAGCTCCCGCATGCGCTTTACGAAGTTCACACCATACTGGCTGTATAACCATGCTGTACGGATCACGATGGTATCTTCATTAATACCCAGCGCTGTCGCTTCACCACGTAGTTTGGAACTACCGTATATGCTTTGTGCATCTGTATCGTCTTCTTCTGTATAAGGGGTATTTTTTTTACCGTCAAATACATAGTCAGTAGATATCTGGATAAATCTTGCATTGTGCGCCAGGCAAGCGTTAGCCAGGTGCATGACCGCTTCGAAGTTCAATCTGAAAGCCTGTTCTTCTTCTGATTCAGCTTTGTCTACCGCCGTATAGGCAGCACAGTTGATGCAGGCATGAATTTCCTGCTGGGAGAAGAATGCGGTTACTGCTTCTTCATTTGTTATATCCAGCTCTGTATAGTCTGTATATAAAAAACTGAAGGCTGGATAATCTCCTGCTATTTGCTTCAAAGCCTGTCCTAGCTGCCCATTGGCGCCGGTGATCAGCACTGTTTTCATATTATTCAGTGGGTTTGTTATATACAAAATTGTGTGTGCAGTTTGCCAGTGTTGGCAGGATCTGGTCCTTATCAGATACAATCGCATCTTTCAGGTCAATCTGCCAGTCGATCTTCAGGGCAGGATCATTGTAAATGAGGCCGCCTTCACTTGCTTTGTGGTAGAAGTTGTCAACTTTATACATCACCTCTGCAGTAGGGCTCAGTACTACATAGCCATGGGCAAAGCCTTTAGGCACGAGCAGTTGCAGCTTATTTTCGGCAGAAAGTTCTATAGAATAAGACTGACCATAGGTAGGAGAGCCGGTACGGATGTCAACCACCACGTCCAGGATCTTACCTTCCAGTGCCCTGATCAATTTGGTCTGAGCGTATGGTTCCAGCTGATAATGCAATCCACGCAATACCCCGTAGGTAGAACGGGCCTGGTTGTCCTGAATAAAGTTCAGGTCAAGGCCGGCATCTTTAAATACGCGTTCAGAATAGCTTTCAAAAAAATAACCGCGATTATCATGATGCACCTTTGGCTCATACACTAACAAATCGGGAATCGGTGTCGTTGTAAATGGCATGTTGTATTATCTTTTCTGGTATTGGTCACTGTAATATTCCTGGTAAGCACCGCTGGTTACGTGGTCCAGCCATTCTTCGTTGGCGAGATACCATTCTACGGTCTTTTCCAGTCCTTCTTCGAACTGCAGGGAAGGATACCAGCCCAGTTCTTTGTTCAGTTTAGTCGCATCGATCGCATAGCGAAGGTCATGGCCGGCGCGGTCTTTCACGAAAGTGATCAGTCCTGCGGAAGTGCCAGGTGCACGTCCCAGTTTCTTGTCCATGATCATGCAGAGCAGGTTAATGAGGTCGATGTTTTTCCACTCATTAAAACCACCGATATTGTATGTTTCCCCGATCCTGCCTTTATGGTAGATGGTGTCGATAGCGCGGGCGTGGTCTTCAACGAAGAGCCAGTCGCGAACGTTTTCACCTTTACCATATACAGGTACGGGCTTATTATGCTTGATGTTGTGAATAGCCAGCGGAATCAGCTTCTCAGGGAAATGGTGGGAGCCATAGTTGTTAGAGCAGTTGGAGATCACTACGGGCAGGTGGTATGTATGGTACCATGCCATTACGAAGTGGTCAGAGCTGGCTTTGGAGGCAGAGTAAGGAGAGCGGGGATCGTAAGAAGTTTCTTCTGTGAAGAAACCTTCCTGGCCCAGGCTACCGTATACTTCATCAGTTGAGATGTGATAGAAGCGTTTGCCTTCGAGATTATCTTTCCAGTATTTTCTGGCGGTATTCAGCAGGGTAGCAGTACCCATTACATTGGTCTTGATAAATGCCAGCGGGTCCATGATAGATCTGTCTACATGGCTCTCTGCGGCAAGATGTATTACACCATCAAATGTATATTCCTGGAACAGCTCATCAATAAAAGCTTCCTCAGTAATATCGCCTTTTACAAAAGTGTAGTTGGGCTTATCCTTGATATCATTCAGATTTTCCAGGTTACCGGCGTAGGTCAGCGCGTCAAGATTGACGATCTTATATTGTGGATAATTATTGACAAATAATCTCACCACGTGAGATCCAATAAATCCAGCACCCCCGGTTATTAAGATGGTATGGTTCATATATAATAAAATTACGGGTTACAAAATACGAATAACGATTGTAAAACTATCTCATTAGTATACAACCAGACATTCGTAGTCTGTAACCCGTGTTGAGTTATTTATTTGTTAAGAGCTTCTTTGAAGTATTCGTATGTGATGCGCAGACCGTCTTTTCTATCCACTTTAGGAGACCA
This Chitinophaga sancti DNA region includes the following protein-coding sequences:
- a CDS encoding pyridoxamine 5'-phosphate oxidase family protein yields the protein MGAIMKRDDAIKKVTEMINDVGVCMLTNIDEHGQVISRPMATADVDKDGNVWFFTNEYSGKITQISENNELNLIYAHPGHNTYLNIFGIGSIVIDKEKMKQLWTPAVKAWFPDGIDDPKLCLLKVDTKQAWYWDNSSSKMIIFFNVLTAIIRGKQFEDGETGELNLD
- the tyrS gene encoding tyrosine--tRNA ligase, which gives rise to MNLIEELRWRGMLQDIMPGTEEQLQKEMTTAYVGFDPTADSLHVGSLVPILLLVHLQRAGHKPLALVGGATGMVGDPSFKAAERKMLDLDTLKHNQAGIKAQLEKFLDFDPSKPNAAEMVNNFDWFQNISFLDFIRDVGKHITVNYMMAKDSVKRRIEGDSGMSFTEFSYQLIQGYDFFHLYTTRNCKLQMGGSDQWGNIVTGTELVRRKANGEAFAFTCPLMKKSDGTKFGKSEGGNVWLDARLTSPYLFYQFWLKATDEDAENYIKIFTLLDKAEVEELIAQHREKPEQRLLQKRLAKEVTIFIHSEKDYEFALQASELLFRNDTADVLQSLTEEQLLDVMNGVPQVETTLAELQENKDVITFAAEKGIFPSKGEARKMLQGGGVSINKKKVEDLAAVVDSSLLLAGKYILFQKGRRNYYLIIVK
- a CDS encoding IS110 family transposase; translated protein: MPGHKTDRNDSAWIAKLLLSGLLKGSFIPPQYTRELRELYRYKRKVIGQRSSEYNRLQNILETANIKLSSVVSDVFGISGWSMISAIIDGEQDPMILANLAKGRLKIKKQELILALEGNLNEHHRFMLNLSKAAILQLNELLCQVDNRIDQYLRKWEEEVKLLQTIPGVQKQTATAILAEIGTDMHAFPNQHHLASWCGLCPGNNESAGKKKSERINHGNSSLKTALVEAAWAAVHTKESYLKRRYYSLSVRRGKKRALIAIAHKILIATYFILKNRVPYMEPDNQEWLKKRKQAQINNYLRRLRELEALPPSQ
- a CDS encoding IS110 family transposase: MEQSHISFEQVVSRGCGLDVHQENVVATIRGDNLQEQTRTFSTFTSSLKDLVAWLEESGITHVAMESTGVYWKPVLIY
- a CDS encoding IS110 family transposase: MEQSHISFEQVVSRGCGLDVHQENVVATIRGDNLQEQTRTFSTFTSSLKDLVAWLEESGITHVAMESTGVYWKPVFNILEPHFELILVNARHIKYVPGHKTDRNDSAWIAKLLLSGLLKGSFIPPQYTRELRELYRYKRKVIGQRSSEYNRLQNILETANIKLSSVVSDVFGISGWSMISAIIDGEQDPMILANLAKGRLKIKKQELILALEGNLNEHHRFMLNLSKAAILQLNELLCQVDNRIDQYLRKWEEEVKLLQTIPGVQKQTATAILAEIGTDMHAFPNQHHLASWCGLCPGNNESAGKKKSERINHGNSSLKTALVEAAWAAVHTKESYLKRRYYSLSVRRGKKRALIAIAHKILIATYFILKNRVPYMEPDNQEWLKKRKQAQINNYLRRLRELEALPPSQ
- the rfbD gene encoding dTDP-4-dehydrorhamnose reductase; the protein is MKTVLITGANGQLGQALKQIAGDYPAFSFLYTDYTELDITNEEAVTAFFSQQEIHACINCAAYTAVDKAESEEEQAFRLNFEAVMHLANACLAHNARFIQISTDYVFDGKKNTPYTEEDDTDAQSIYGSSKLRGEATALGINEDTIVIRTAWLYSQYGVNFVKRMRELMQEKDSLNVVFDQAGTPTYAVDLAQVLLSVLSKAIDAPGTLGGVYHYSNEGVTSWYDFAIAIRDMSGLSCNIQPVTSDKYPTAAKRPAYSVFNKQKIKDTFGLEVPYWRESLAVCLKHL
- the rfbC gene encoding dTDP-4-dehydrorhamnose 3,5-epimerase, encoding MPFTTTPIPDLLVYEPKVHHDNRGYFFESYSERVFKDAGLDLNFIQDNQARSTYGVLRGLHYQLEPYAQTKLIRALEGKILDVVVDIRTGSPTYGQSYSIELSAENKLQLLVPKGFAHGYVVLSPTAEVMYKVDNFYHKASEGGLIYNDPALKIDWQIDLKDAIVSDKDQILPTLANCTHNFVYNKPTE
- the rfbB gene encoding dTDP-glucose 4,6-dehydratase; the protein is MNHTILITGGAGFIGSHVVRLFVNNYPQYKIVNLDALTYAGNLENLNDIKDKPNYTFVKGDITEEAFIDELFQEYTFDGVIHLAAESHVDRSIMDPLAFIKTNVMGTATLLNTARKYWKDNLEGKRFYHISTDEVYGSLGQEGFFTEETSYDPRSPYSASKASSDHFVMAWYHTYHLPVVISNCSNNYGSHHFPEKLIPLAIHNIKHNKPVPVYGKGENVRDWLFVEDHARAIDTIYHKGRIGETYNIGGFNEWKNIDLINLLCMIMDKKLGRAPGTSAGLITFVKDRAGHDLRYAIDATKLNKELGWYPSLQFEEGLEKTVEWYLANEEWLDHVTSGAYQEYYSDQYQKR